From a region of the Candidatus Rhabdochlamydia porcellionis genome:
- the rpoC gene encoding DNA-directed RNA polymerase subunit beta': MSEEFNNSRFEKSSRFGKVAIQIASDDKIRNEWSRGEIKKAETINYRTYKPEKGGLCCEKIFGPTKDWECGCGKYKKIKHKGIICDRCGVEVTLAKVRRQRMAHIELAVPIVHIWFFKTMPSRIGNILGMSSADLERVIYYEEYIVIDPGHTELEKKQLLSDVQYREAQEKWGTDTFVAKMGGEAIRDLLEKEDLQTLVVELKDKLRKTKSMQARMKLAKRLKIVEGFTTSPNRPDWMVMAAIPVIPPDLRPLVPLDGGRFATSDLNDLYRRVINRNNRLKAILKLKTPDVIVRNEKRMLQEAVDALFDNGRHGHPVMGAGNRPLKSLSEMLKGKQGRFRQNLLGKRVDYSGRSVIVVGPELKFNQCGLPKQMALQLFEPFIIKRLKDLGYVYTIRSAKKMIQKQAPAVWDVLEEITKDHPVILNRAPTLHRLGLQAFIPTLVEGKAIRVHPLVCSAFNADFDGDQMAVHVPLSLEAQLEVKLLMMAPDNIFLPSSGKPSAVPSQDMILGLYYLMLDPIYIPEEHGKKTKVFVDKQEVLMALAPGAGSYNFDESQVEGERRDDLGRGIRLHEKIKLKLDNSIIETTPGRVLFNMIVPKELGFQNYTLRKKKMSELVLEVYKKVGLEATVCFLDDIKTLGFSEATKASLSMGVYDVKIPTNKKKVIEDAEKRIEAVVKQYEDGIITEGERHSKIIGMWTEVTDLLSEELFKMISSLKQGELNSLFLMMDSGARGNKSQVKQLGALRGLMAKPSGEIIESPIIANFREGLSVLEFFISSHGARKGLADTALKTADSGYLTRRLVDVGQNVIITEADCGTLNGIDVFAIKQGQEELLSLKDRIFGRAVCEDIYQPGDSTQLIAKAGAVLNVLQAEKIDDAGIESVRIRSALTCEARRGICAKCYGTDLANGMLVGLGEAVGIIAAQSIGEPGTQLTMRTFHTGGIASAGISPELIAEHDGVLVYMGLRTVETDEHVFLALNKNGSLHIVRNEGRTLDEYKKLLSTKSIEPLQTFTVELGTRILLADGTNIKKKTKIGYWEQHNVPIICERPGYVKYEDLVEGISTQKEINKQTGQTELIVKQHRGELHPQIVIYADPKCTELVGTYAIPSGAYISVQEGQSVTAGMLLARLPRGAIKTKDIVGGLPRVAELFEARRPKDAAEIAKIDGVVDFRGVQKNKRIVIVRDDESGMEQEHLIPLTKHLIVQRGDFVIKGQQLTDGLVVPQEILDICGVRELQRYLVNQVQEVYRLQGVDINDKHIEIIIRQMLQKVRVTDPGDTIFLYGEDVDKKNFHAMNSKTLNEGGRPAQATPVLLGITKASLGTESFISAASFQETTRVLTDAACEGKTDYLLDFKSNIILGHMIPGGTGFEEYRERVLNLDREEKEPLIFSFNDSDPVLVG, encoded by the coding sequence ATGTCGGAAGAATTCAATAATTCCCGCTTTGAAAAAAGCTCTCGTTTTGGGAAAGTGGCTATTCAAATTGCATCTGATGACAAAATTCGCAATGAATGGTCTCGAGGGGAGATTAAAAAAGCTGAAACAATTAACTACCGTACCTATAAGCCAGAAAAAGGTGGGTTGTGTTGTGAGAAGATTTTTGGTCCTACTAAGGATTGGGAATGTGGCTGTGGGAAATATAAAAAAATCAAGCACAAAGGGATTATTTGTGATCGTTGTGGTGTAGAAGTTACCCTAGCTAAAGTGCGTCGTCAACGAATGGCACATATTGAGCTTGCTGTTCCCATTGTTCATATCTGGTTTTTTAAAACCATGCCATCTCGCATTGGTAATATTTTAGGGATGTCCTCTGCTGATTTGGAAAGAGTTATTTATTATGAAGAATATATTGTTATTGATCCAGGTCATACAGAGCTAGAGAAAAAGCAGCTGCTAAGCGATGTTCAGTATCGAGAAGCTCAAGAAAAATGGGGAACCGATACTTTTGTTGCTAAAATGGGGGGAGAAGCTATTCGCGATCTTTTAGAAAAAGAAGATCTACAAACCCTTGTAGTGGAGCTAAAAGACAAGTTACGTAAGACAAAGTCCATGCAAGCGCGGATGAAATTAGCTAAAAGACTAAAGATTGTAGAAGGTTTTACCACTTCTCCTAACCGTCCAGACTGGATGGTAATGGCAGCTATTCCCGTCATTCCACCTGATTTAAGACCCCTTGTTCCTTTAGATGGGGGACGCTTTGCAACATCTGATTTAAACGATTTGTATCGCCGTGTCATTAACCGTAATAATCGTTTAAAAGCGATCCTAAAGTTAAAAACGCCTGATGTGATTGTACGCAATGAAAAAAGGATGCTTCAAGAAGCAGTAGATGCTTTATTTGATAATGGTCGTCATGGCCATCCTGTTATGGGAGCAGGGAATCGCCCGCTTAAATCCTTATCAGAAATGTTAAAAGGGAAGCAGGGTCGTTTCCGCCAAAACCTTTTAGGAAAAAGGGTAGATTACTCTGGTCGCTCTGTCATTGTTGTAGGCCCTGAGTTAAAATTTAATCAATGCGGCTTGCCTAAGCAAATGGCTTTGCAGTTGTTTGAGCCATTTATCATTAAGCGCTTAAAAGATTTAGGCTACGTATACACGATACGTTCTGCTAAAAAGATGATTCAAAAGCAAGCTCCTGCGGTATGGGATGTATTGGAAGAAATTACAAAAGACCATCCTGTTATTTTGAACCGTGCACCTACTTTGCATAGATTAGGCCTTCAGGCATTTATTCCTACACTTGTTGAAGGAAAGGCCATTCGTGTACACCCGCTTGTATGCTCTGCATTTAATGCGGACTTTGACGGTGACCAGATGGCAGTTCATGTGCCTTTATCATTGGAAGCACAACTAGAAGTAAAGTTATTGATGATGGCACCAGACAACATCTTTTTACCTTCTTCTGGTAAGCCTTCTGCGGTTCCTTCACAGGATATGATCTTAGGTTTGTATTACCTCATGTTAGATCCTATTTATATCCCGGAAGAGCATGGTAAAAAAACAAAGGTTTTTGTCGATAAACAAGAGGTTCTAATGGCTTTAGCACCAGGAGCTGGGAGCTATAATTTTGATGAATCTCAAGTAGAAGGTGAGCGTCGTGATGACTTAGGAAGAGGAATCAGATTACATGAGAAAATCAAGCTTAAGTTAGATAACAGCATTATTGAAACAACACCAGGGCGCGTTTTATTCAATATGATTGTTCCTAAAGAACTTGGATTTCAAAATTACACCTTGCGTAAGAAGAAAATGAGTGAGCTTGTTCTTGAGGTGTATAAAAAAGTAGGTTTAGAAGCAACTGTGTGCTTCCTCGATGATATTAAAACCCTTGGATTTTCCGAAGCAACAAAAGCTTCTTTATCGATGGGGGTTTATGATGTTAAAATCCCAACCAATAAAAAGAAAGTTATTGAAGACGCTGAAAAACGAATCGAAGCGGTTGTTAAACAGTATGAAGATGGTATTATTACTGAGGGAGAGCGTCACTCCAAAATTATTGGTATGTGGACAGAGGTGACAGATCTATTATCTGAAGAGTTATTCAAAATGATTAGCTCATTAAAGCAGGGTGAATTAAACTCTCTTTTCTTAATGATGGATTCTGGTGCTCGAGGTAATAAGTCTCAAGTTAAACAGCTCGGAGCTTTACGTGGTTTAATGGCAAAACCATCTGGTGAGATTATTGAATCTCCTATTATTGCAAACTTCCGTGAAGGACTAAGCGTTCTTGAGTTCTTTATCTCCTCTCACGGAGCTCGAAAAGGTCTTGCTGATACCGCCTTGAAAACAGCAGATTCTGGATACTTGACTCGTCGTCTTGTAGATGTAGGGCAAAATGTCATTATTACAGAAGCTGACTGTGGAACGTTAAATGGAATTGACGTTTTTGCAATTAAGCAAGGACAGGAAGAGCTTCTTTCTTTAAAAGATCGTATTTTTGGTCGCGCTGTCTGTGAAGATATTTACCAACCGGGTGATAGTACACAATTGATTGCAAAAGCAGGAGCCGTTCTCAATGTTTTACAAGCAGAAAAAATCGATGACGCAGGAATAGAAAGCGTTCGTATTCGTTCTGCCCTTACTTGTGAAGCAAGAAGGGGAATATGTGCAAAGTGTTATGGCACTGATCTGGCGAATGGGATGCTGGTTGGTTTAGGCGAAGCTGTAGGGATTATAGCTGCTCAATCTATCGGAGAACCAGGAACTCAGCTTACTATGCGTACTTTCCATACTGGAGGAATTGCATCAGCGGGTATTTCTCCTGAATTAATTGCAGAACATGATGGTGTTTTAGTCTATATGGGTCTTCGTACCGTGGAGACAGATGAACATGTGTTCTTAGCGTTAAATAAGAATGGTTCCTTGCATATTGTGCGTAACGAAGGAAGAACTTTAGATGAGTATAAGAAATTACTCAGCACTAAATCTATAGAACCTTTGCAAACCTTCACAGTAGAACTAGGAACGCGTATTTTACTTGCCGATGGAACTAACATCAAAAAGAAAACAAAAATTGGTTATTGGGAACAACATAATGTTCCGATTATTTGTGAGCGTCCAGGTTACGTAAAATACGAAGATCTTGTGGAAGGAATTTCAACACAAAAGGAAATAAATAAGCAAACAGGTCAAACAGAACTGATTGTTAAACAGCACCGCGGTGAGCTCCATCCTCAGATTGTCATTTATGCAGATCCTAAATGTACAGAACTTGTGGGAACATATGCGATTCCATCAGGTGCATATATTTCGGTACAAGAAGGGCAATCTGTAACAGCTGGTATGTTGCTAGCTCGTCTTCCTAGAGGAGCTATTAAGACAAAAGATATTGTTGGAGGATTGCCTCGTGTTGCAGAGCTATTTGAAGCTAGACGTCCAAAAGATGCTGCTGAGATTGCCAAGATCGATGGAGTTGTTGATTTCCGTGGGGTGCAAAAGAATAAGCGTATTGTGATTGTTCGCGATGATGAATCCGGCATGGAGCAAGAGCATTTAATTCCTTTGACTAAACACTTAATCGTGCAAAGAGGTGACTTTGTTATTAAAGGACAGCAGTTAACCGATGGTTTGGTTGTGCCTCAAGAAATCCTTGATATTTGCGGTGTTCGCGAGCTACAAAGATACCTTGTCAACCAAGTGCAAGAGGTTTATCGCTTACAAGGGGTAGATATCAATGATAAACATATTGAAATCATTATCCGTCAGATGTTGCAGAAAGTACGTGTAACGGATCCAGGCGATACCATCTTCTTATATGGAGAAGATGTAGATAAGAAAAACTTCCATGCGATGAACTCTAAAACCTTAAATGAAGGTGGGCGTCCTGCGCAAGCAACTCCTGTACTTTTGGGTATTACTAAAGCTTCATTGGGAACAGAGTCCTTTATTTCTGCTGCTTCTTTCCAAGAAACAACACGTGTCTTAACAGATGCAGCTTGTGAAGGTAAAACAGACTACTTGCTAGACTTTAAATCTAATATTATCTTAGGACATATGATCCCTGGAGGAACTGGATTTGAAGAGTATCGTGAAAGAGTTTTAAATCTTGATCGTGAAGAAAAAGAGCCACTTATTTTTTCTTTTAATGATAGTGATCCT